A genomic region of Elaeis guineensis isolate ETL-2024a chromosome 9, EG11, whole genome shotgun sequence contains the following coding sequences:
- the LOC140851748 gene encoding uncharacterized protein — protein sequence MRSMERRSIDLKTISGKGIKSLALLKSSLYATVFLAGGSGGHRPDLKQKKQRTPADRTGGENPEWEHPIRIVLDSQDKGLVLQFDITAHGFLGDRLVGHVRVPVADLLPEDPAGAFHAASYLVQTSGGKPNGVLSFLYKMNGGEGRSPPPDPAVYSPTPTSAAGYTPPKMEHHPPSTSASGYYPPPPVGYPPAPDSAIYYPPQEPAIYDPPPPVDSGYCPRPYPAIGYPAATVGGYYPPASQVHVACYPPQEPYGCLMEDYHRDTYRCYRG from the coding sequence ATGCGATCGATGGAGCGGCGTTCCATAGATCTGAAGACGATCTCCGGCAAGGGCATCAAGTCTCTCGCCTTGCTTAAGTCCTCACTCTACGCCACCGTCTTCCTTGCCGGCGGCAGCGGCGGCCACCGGCCGGACTTGAAGCAGAAGAAGCAGCGCACGCCGGCCGACCGGACCGGCGGCGAGAACCCGGAGTGGGAGCACCCGATCCGGATCGTTCTCGACTCCCAGGACAAGGGCCTCGTTCTCCAATTCGATATCACGGCTCACGGTTTCCTTGGAGACCGGCTTGTCGGCCACGTCCGCGTTCCCGTCGCCGATCTCTTGCCGGAGGACCCCGCCGGAGCCTTCCACGCCGCCAGCTACCTCGTTCAGACCTCCGGCGGGAAGCCCAACGGCGTCCTTAGCTTCTTATACAAGATGAACGGCGGCGAAGGGAGAAGTCCACCGCCGGATCCGGCTGTCTATTCCCCAACGCCCACATCTGCTGCCGGCTATACTCCTCCTAAGATGGAGCATCACCCACCGTCGACGTCGGCCAGCGGCTACTACCCGCCGCCGCCGGTTGGATACCCCCCGGCGCCGGATTCCGCGATCTATTACCCGCCGCAGGAACCAGCGATCTATGACCCGCCTCCGCCGGTGGATTCGGGGTACTGTCCGAGGCCGTATCCGGCGATCGGATACCCAGCGGCTACCGTCGGCGGGTATTATCCCCCAGCATCGCAGGTACACGTGGCATGTTATCCGCCGCAGGAACCGTATGGCTGTCTAATGGAGGATTACCATCGGGACACGTACCGATGCTACAGAGGGTAG